GCGTGGTCGGTGCCGGGCACCCACAGGGCCTCGTACCCGTCCATCCGCTTGTACCGCACGAGCACGTCCTGCAGGGTGTTGTTGAGGGCGTGACCCATGTGGAGGCTGCCGGTCACGTTGGGCGGGGGGATCACGATGGAGAAGTGGGGCCTGGACGAGAAGGGGTCGGCGTGGAACAGTTTCTCCTGCTCCCACCACCGGTACCACTTCTCCTCGAACGAGTGGGGATCGTAGGTGCCGAGCTCGGCGCGCGGATCGGTCATGGCGTACACCCTCGAAAAAGCCCGAAAAGGGGGAAGCACGGGGGATCGCAAGAAAAACGGAAGGCCCCACAGTGTACGGGTCTCCGGCGGCCCGAGGCAAGGGCAAGGGCCGACCCCGGTTTGGGAAAAGCAAACCCCACCCTCATGGGCCGGGCCGGCCGGGCCGATAGGAGAGCCGGCTACGTGTACTCGATCCCATCAACCCAGAACGAAAGGAGAAGGTCCATGGTCGTGCGCAAATGGATGAGCCCGAGTCCCGTCACCGTGGGGAAGGACGATCCGGTGTCCGAGGCGATTCACCTGATGAAGGAGCACAAGATCCGACACCTGCCGGTGATGGACGGCGACCGGTTGGTCGGCATCGTGAGCGACCGGGACCTCAAGGAGTACATGCCCAGCCGGGCCACCACCCTGGACGTGTACGAGCTGCACTACGCCCTGAGCCGGGCCAAGGTATCCGAGGCCATGCGGCGCGACCCGCTCCGGGTGGGCCCCGACGACACCATCGAGAAGGCCGCGCTGCTGCTGCACGACAACAAGATCGGCTGCCTGCCCGTGGTGGACGACGGCGGAGCCCTGGTGGGCATTCTGGCCCACGAGGACGTGTTCGAGGCCCTGATCCAGGTCACCGGGGCCCGCACGGACACGGTGCGGCTCCAGATGACCATCCCCGACGAGCCCGGGTCGATCCGGGTGGTGGCGGACAAGGTGCGGGCCCACGGCCTGAAGATCCGTTCCATCCTGACCACCTACCAGGACGTGCCCGAGGGGCGGCGGGAGCTGATCCTGCGGGTGGAGGGGGACACCCTCCCCCTGGAGAGCGAGCTGAAGGAGGAGCACCCGGACCTGGTCGTGCACCGGGGCGTGTGAGCGACCCCCTCGCAAGAAAGGACCGTGCACCGCCCCACGCCTCGCCGTACCGGCGGGGCGTGGGGTCTGCATTTCAGGAATCAGGAGTCGGTGGACAGAAGACGGGGGAAAACCTCTTCGGCGGTTCTCCTGTCCACTGTCTTCTGAATTCTGGTCCCTGATACGGCCGCACGCGGCTCTCTAACAGATCTCATGCCCCCGGCGGGCCTGGTGGTGGCTCGGGAGCCGCCTGGCCGCCTGGCCGCCTAGCTGCCTAGCGGGCCGAAGGCCCCAGACCGGCGACCAACGACCGAAGTTGCTGGGAAGCTCTTTACTTTCGCGAAACATTCGGTATGGTGTTTGGCCGTTGACGGGAATCGTTCTTTCGGAAGGAGGACACCATGAGCGACCGGATCGTGCGGGTGAACATGCGGACCCTGGAGATCAAGGAGGAGCCGGTACCGGAGAAGTGGAAGCTGTTCGGGGGGCGGGCCATGACCTCGGCGATCGTGGCCGAGGAGGTGCCGCCCACCTGCACGGCCCTGGGGCCGGCGAACAAACTGGTGTTTGCGCCGGGGCTCCTGGGCGGGTCGGCCGCGCCGATCTCGGGCCGGCTGTCGGTGGGGGCGAAGAGCCCGCTGACCGGCACCATCAAGGAGTCGAACGCGGGGGGCCAGGCCGGGCAGATCCTGGCTCGCCTGGGCATCCGGGCGCTGGTCATCGAGGACCAGCCGGCGGACCCGGACAAGCGCTACACCCTGGAGGTGCGCAAGGACTCGGTGAGGCTGGTGGAGAGCCCGGAGCTCAAGGGGCTGGGCAACTACGACACCGTGACCAGGCTGGTGGAGAGGTACGGGGAGAAGAAGGTGGGGTTCATCACCATCGGCACGGCCGGGGAGATGGGGCTGACGGCGGCGTCGGTGGCGTGCACGGACCGGGAGCTGCGGCCGACCCGCCACGCGGGCCGGGGCGGCCTGGGCGCAGTGATGGGGTCAAAGGGGCTCAAGGCGGTGTTCCTGGACGACTCCGAGACCCAGATGCGCCAGCCCGGGGACAAGGAGGCGTTTCGGGAGGCGTCGAAGAAGTTCGCCAAAGCCCTGAAGGAGCACCCGGTCACGGGTGAGGGGCTTCCCACGTACGGGACGAACGTGCTGCAGAACATCATCAACGAGGCCGGGGGGCTTCCGACCCGCAACTTCCGGGAGGGGCGGTTCGAGGGGGCATCGAAGATCTCGGGGGAGGCCCAGCACGACGTGATCCTGGAGCGGGGTGGGAAGATCGCGCACGGGTGCCACTCGGGGTGCGTGATCCAGTGCTCTCGGATCTACATGGACAAGGACGGCAACTACAAGACCAAGGGGCCGGAGTACGAGACGATCTGGAGCTTCGGGACGGACTGCTGCATCGACGACCTGGACGCGATCGCGGAGATGGACCGTTTGTCGGACGACATCGGTCTGGACACGATCGAGATGGGGGCGACCCTGGCCGTGGCGATGGAGGCGGGGCTGGCGAAGTTCGGGGACGCGAACGCGGCGATCGAGCTGATGAAGGAGGTGGGTCGGGGCACGCCCTTGGGGCGGATCCTGGGGTGTGGGGCCAAGGTGACGGGCCAGTGCTTTGGGGTGGCGCACGTGCCGGTGGTGAAGGGTCAGGCCATGCCGGCGTACGAGCCGCGGGCGATCCAGGGGATCGGGGTGACCTACGCGACCTCCACGATGGGGGCGGACCACACGGCGGGCTACGCGATCGCGACGAACATCCTGAAGGTGGGCGGGTATGTGGACCCGCTGAAGCCGGAGGGGCAGGTGGAGCTGAGCCGGAACCTGCAGATCGCCACGGCAGCGATCGACTCCACGGGGCTGTGCCTGTTCGTGGCGTTTGCGGTGATGGACAAGCCGGAGGCGTTCGAGGCGGTCTACGAGATGATCAACGCGTTCTACGGCACGAGCCTGGGTCCGGACGACGTGACCGAGCTGGGCAAGACGGTGCTCACGATCGAGCGCAAGTGGAACCAGGCGGCGGGGTTCACCAACGCGGACGACCGGCTGCCGGACTGGATGTACCGGGAGCCGCTGCCGCCCCACAACACGGTGTTCTCGGTGCCGGACGAGGAGCTCGATCAGGTGTTCAACTTCGTCGAGTAGGCCGTCCCCAGGGACAAACCGCAAAGGGCGGAGCCTCCGGGCTCCGCCCTTTGCGGTTTTCCGAACCGGAACGGATCAGCCTTCCTTCTCCACCCAGCCGCGCAGGCCCTTGAGGGTGTTCGAGAGGAAGTAGCGCTCGCGGTTGCGCACGTCGGCCGGCAGGTCGGGGAACCGTCCGAACCGGGGGTCCTCGGCCCGCAGATCCGCCAGCACCGCATCTTCGAACTCGTCGCCGCTCGTGCGGCGGTGGCGCCGGACCGCCGCGACCCACAGGTCGAGCTGCTCCGAGGCCTGGGCCAACACCCCCTCGGCGTCGTCCACGGCGCCGTAGTGCCCCAGGCAACACAGGCCGCCCGCCCGGCCCTTCACGGCCTCCAGCGACTCCCGGAACACGTCGTGCCGAAACGGCGGGGGCGTGGCGGGCCGCCAGTAGTCCCCGGCGGGCAGGGGGTACCGCACCCCGCCGAGCTCGCCCGCGAAGAACCACGCCCCGGCCCGGAACGCCAGGTGGTGGGGGGCGTGCCCCGGCGTGGGAAAGGCCGCGACTTCGCAGCCGGCCGCCTGGAGGGTCGGGCAGAACCCCACCCGCTCCGGCGGCACCGGCGCGATCGGGCCGTAGGCCTCGGCCAGGGCCCCCAGGACCTTGCGGGACCCCTCCCACAGGGCCGAGGGGTCCACCAGATGGGCAACGGCCCGGGGATGGCACACCACCCTCGCGCAGGGGTGGCGCTCGAGGAGCAGGCCGGTGCCGCCGGCGTGGTCGATGTGGACGTGGGTGAGGAGCACGGCCTCGACCCGGGTGACCCCCAGCTCGTCGAGGCCGGCCAGGAGCGCGGACAGGGTCGCTGCCGGGCCGGGGTCCACCACCACGGCGGCCGGGCCGTCCCGGATCACCCAGGCACTCAGGAACCGCCGAAACCCCTCGGGTTCCGTCAGGTCCAGGTCCACCAGGAACAGTCCGTCGGCGATGCGATGGGTTGCCATCGGCTCCTCCGGTCCCCAGTCACGAAGACCCCGCCGGGGGCATCCCGACGGGGTCTTCGCAAACCGTTCAAACCGCCAGGGACGGCGGGGGACTTTCTGGCTCCCCGGGACGGACTCGAACCGCCAACCTAGTGGTTAACAGCCACCCGCTCTGCCGATTGAGCTACCGGGGAACGAAGGCGCCTTTTATACGGACCTCGCTCCCCGGTGTCAAGGGAAACCTTTTCAACCTCGGTCGCCGGTGGTCGGTCGTCGGTCGAAAACCGTGAGCCCGGGCTCGGTTCGAGAGTTGCCCAGCCTCCTGGCGT
This is a stretch of genomic DNA from Deferrisoma camini S3R1. It encodes these proteins:
- a CDS encoding CBS and ACT domain-containing protein; translated protein: MVVRKWMSPSPVTVGKDDPVSEAIHLMKEHKIRHLPVMDGDRLVGIVSDRDLKEYMPSRATTLDVYELHYALSRAKVSEAMRRDPLRVGPDDTIEKAALLLHDNKIGCLPVVDDGGALVGILAHEDVFEALIQVTGARTDTVRLQMTIPDEPGSIRVVADKVRAHGLKIRSILTTYQDVPEGRRELILRVEGDTLPLESELKEEHPDLVVHRGV
- a CDS encoding aldehyde ferredoxin oxidoreductase family protein, whose amino-acid sequence is MSDRIVRVNMRTLEIKEEPVPEKWKLFGGRAMTSAIVAEEVPPTCTALGPANKLVFAPGLLGGSAAPISGRLSVGAKSPLTGTIKESNAGGQAGQILARLGIRALVIEDQPADPDKRYTLEVRKDSVRLVESPELKGLGNYDTVTRLVERYGEKKVGFITIGTAGEMGLTAASVACTDRELRPTRHAGRGGLGAVMGSKGLKAVFLDDSETQMRQPGDKEAFREASKKFAKALKEHPVTGEGLPTYGTNVLQNIINEAGGLPTRNFREGRFEGASKISGEAQHDVILERGGKIAHGCHSGCVIQCSRIYMDKDGNYKTKGPEYETIWSFGTDCCIDDLDAIAEMDRLSDDIGLDTIEMGATLAVAMEAGLAKFGDANAAIELMKEVGRGTPLGRILGCGAKVTGQCFGVAHVPVVKGQAMPAYEPRAIQGIGVTYATSTMGADHTAGYAIATNILKVGGYVDPLKPEGQVELSRNLQIATAAIDSTGLCLFVAFAVMDKPEAFEAVYEMINAFYGTSLGPDDVTELGKTVLTIERKWNQAAGFTNADDRLPDWMYREPLPPHNTVFSVPDEELDQVFNFVE
- a CDS encoding MBL fold metallo-hydrolase, which encodes MATHRIADGLFLVDLDLTEPEGFRRFLSAWVIRDGPAAVVVDPGPAATLSALLAGLDELGVTRVEAVLLTHVHIDHAGGTGLLLERHPCARVVCHPRAVAHLVDPSALWEGSRKVLGALAEAYGPIAPVPPERVGFCPTLQAAGCEVAAFPTPGHAPHHLAFRAGAWFFAGELGGVRYPLPAGDYWRPATPPPFRHDVFRESLEAVKGRAGGLCCLGHYGAVDDAEGVLAQASEQLDLWVAAVRRHRRTSGDEFEDAVLADLRAEDPRFGRFPDLPADVRNRERYFLSNTLKGLRGWVEKEG